In Eriocheir sinensis breed Jianghai 21 chromosome 10, ASM2467909v1, whole genome shotgun sequence, the following proteins share a genomic window:
- the LOC126996695 gene encoding ionotropic receptor 21a-like, which yields MTGMLLGQNLPRRLPSTSSSRLLVAIWLVFGIIFASAYRGNLTAALTLPTYPPRPETLPQLVESVKMITMQSYGKEFKEFFSKSDSPLFQKLATLITIVPTLMGGQQQAIENKQAHLDNRRYQSHNIAKRFTRADGRELLYIGRESIMPGQSAWPLPHDAPYTAVIDRHLMAVVEAGLYEQWAADLLFEVQQESRKRLQEQQRQQQLQAHADGKLASEGSRESTLSLSIRHTQGAFLLFLFGLVIAALAFGGEVISGKL from the exons ATGACGGGGATGCTGCTGGGCCAGAACCTCCCCCGCCGCCTGCCCAGCACCTCCTCCAGTAGGCTCCTGGTGGCTATCTGGTTGGTGTTTGGGATTATTTTTGCATCGGCTTACCGTGGAAACCTGACCGCGGCCCTCACGCTGCCCACCTACCCCCCGCGCCCAGAAACACTCCCACAGCTGGTTGAGTCCGTGAAGAT GATAACGATGCAGTCCTATGGGAAGGAATTCAAGGAATTCTTCTCAAAATCGGACTCGCCGCTGTTCCAGAAGCTCGCGACGCTGATCACCATCGTGCCCACGCTGATGGGCGGGCAGCAGCAGGCGATCGAAAACAA ACAGGCGCATCTGGATAACCGACGGTATCAGAGTCACAACATTGCCAAGCGGTTCACGCGGGCAGACGGGCGGGAGCTGCTGTACATCGGACGGGAGAGCATCATGCCGGGACAGTCCGCCTGGCCGCTGCCCCACGACGCCCCATACACCGCCGTCATTGACCGTCACCTCATGGCCGTGGTTGAG GCGGGGCTGTACGAGCAGTGGGCTGCCGATCTGCTCTTCGAAGTCCAACAGGAGAGCCGCAAACGACTACAAGAGCAGCAGCGGCAACAACAACTCCAAGCACATGCTGATGGAAAGCTTGCGTCTGAAGGATCGAGGGAAAGCACTTTGTCGCTCTCCATCCGGCACACTCAAGGCGCCTTCCTGCTGTTCCTCTTCGGCCTGGTCATCGCTGCCCTGGCGTTCGGCGGGGAGGTCATCTCCGGAAAGCTATAG
- the LOC126996696 gene encoding uncharacterized protein LOC126996696: MMVKVLVLMYLVNVAARPKMQSARRLQSLGAVVAEDLLAATGGDSCSVVFITDGSTSSFIVTKAWQQWRGAAVFQTDPRNQKNNVTDHLQLVRLARQVRQLSWCTVVVVVSHDPAFLAAFAEWSLRGRLLVWSTRLVVVTRLALPQLRALLPAYWTFAMMNALVLNMEGDSPHLKCVGYTYLPYSPSGATVQQVAVWTPKRGLYLRSDLLPFSEKFVNFHGADVLVTPQPFMPFWGGEQRQAPDGSLLSTLEGSDYQLLVAVAEALNFTIRILPSVSWGDAIQKVEERASFICPVYHIVMSVRVKRHDFTFTHEFSYLSFAMAKPSQKPQWQGLYYPLAEQVWLAVLAALILVPLVYKAVTYIQLKQREYRTSVAAVFQNMTGMLLGQNLPRRLPSTSSSRVLLAAWLVFALILGVAYRGNLTASLTLPKYPSRTETIPQLVEAVER; this comes from the exons ATGATGGTGAAAGTGTTGGTGCTGATGTACCTTGTGAACGTGGCGGCCCGGCCCAAGATGCAGA GTGCGAGAAGGCTTCAGTCTCTTGGAGCTGTTGTGGCGGAGGACCTCCTGGCGGCCACGGGCGGCGACTCGTGCTCGGTCGTCTTCATAACAGATGGCTCTACGTCGTCCTTTATCGTCACAAAG GCGTGGCAGCAGTGGCGGGGCGCGGCGGTGTTCCAGACAGACCCAAGAAATCAGAAGAATAATGTGACCGACCACCTTCAGCTAGTACGTCTGGCTCGCCAG GTGCGTCAGTTGTCGTGgtgcacggtggtggtggtggtgagtcacgACCCGGCCTTCCTCGCCGCCTTCGCCGAGTGGTCCCTGAGAGGCCGGCTACTGGTGTGGTCCACCAGGCTGGTGGTAGTGACCCGCCTGGCTCTCCCGCAGCTCCGGGCCCTCCTGCCCGCTTACTGGACCTTCGCCATGATGAACGCTCTCGTCCTCAACATGGAGGGCGATTCACCTCACTTAAA GTGTGTTGGGTACACGTACCTGCCCTACAGCCCGAGTGGGGCCACGGTACAGCAGGTGGCTGTATGGACACCAAAGAGAGGCCTGTACCTGCGCTCCGACCTTCTGCCTTTTTCGGAAAAGTTTGTAAA CTTTCACGGGGCGGATGTGCTTGTGACCCCTCAGCCGTTCATGCCGTTCTGGGGCGGGGAGCAGCGGCAGGCCCCCGATGGTTCCCTGCTCTCCACTCTCGAGGGCTCCGACTACCAGCTATTGGTGGCCGTGGCCGAGGCGCTCAACTTCACCATACGCATCTTACCCAGTGTCTCTTGGGGGGAC GCAATACAAAAAGTCGAGGAGCGGGCGTCATTCATTTGTCCAGTCTATCATATCGTAATGTCCGTCAGAGTTAAAAGACATGACTTCACTTTTACGCATGAATTTTCCTATCTGAGCTTCGCCATGGCCAAGCCCAGCCAAAAGCCGCAGTGGCAGGGTCTGTACTACCCGCTGGCCGAGCAGGTGTGGCTGGCCGTGCTGGCCGCCCTCATCCTTGTCCCACTTGTTTATAAAGCG GTTACTTACATACAACTGAAACAACGTGAGTACAGAACTAGCGTAGCAGCGGTGTTCCAGAACATGACGGGGATGCTGCTGGGCCAGAACCTTCCCCGCCGGCTGCCTAGCACCTCCTCCAGCCGAGTGCTGCTGGCCGCCTGGCTGGTGTTCGCCCTCATCCTCGGGGTGGCCTACCGCGGCAAcctcaccgcctccctcacccTGCCCAAGTACCCGTCCCGCACTGAGACGATTCCTCAGCTCGTCGAGGCcgtggagaggtga
- the LOC126996354 gene encoding uncharacterized protein LOC126996354, translating into MPMQEMLLIISLVAAIATFSDQQGDPIAEKRGLFVCVLLGQVRQSSRCTVVVVVSHDPAFLAAFAEWSLRGRLLVWSSRLVVVTRLTLPQLRALLPAHWTFAMMNAVFLNEEDSRSDISFYGAKVKITAQPFMPFWGEVQSEEPDGSSVTRFKGSDYQLLSAVASALNFTIQVLPTKSWAEVSRLNCVTYLGHKSWRLVDANESHYLPQATELVEQRLSFICPVYHVLLSLRAKKFDYTCVYEYAYQSFAMAKPGQEPQWQSLYYPLAHQVWLAMLTALLGFPLVYKAYINIFINVGGGSKYRHYLLQVICVRLPGHVRGVGMVFEDMVRIFLGQNLPYQLPGTSSSRVLVSTWLVFALIFGTAYRGNLTAYLTLPQYPARPETLPQLVDAVQRLTIPSYGTSFLDFYRQSDFPLFKMLGSLLHVGTSVMEGLQEATEKKYLIMLDFLVLKTSTLKNVLGNDSVTALRINSLVFHLLLIFLCWYFFKTFPYCFSVTDIVLHFHRRQAHLGGRRYLQQVIAEAFTEADGTTRLYLGRESIFPGPSGWPIPHDAPYKAQLDRWIMAAIEAGLYEKWVADTIMETRTRSKRRGREREQDSAEAVEGESKSGPKALTMTHMQGAFLVLVMGFLLAAVTLVGETLHATLSRRPQTVKEKH; encoded by the exons ATGCCGATGCAAGAAATGCTGCTGATCATCTCCTTGGTGGCCGCCATCGCCACGTTTTCAGACCAACAGG GTGACCCCATTGCTGAGAAAAGAGGACT GTTTGTGTGTGTCCTCCTTGGCCAGGTGCGTCAATCGTCGCGgtgcacggtggtggtggtggtgagtcacgACCCGGCCTTCCTCGCTGCCTTCGCCGAGTGGTCCTTGAGGGGGCGGCTGCTGGTGTGGTCCagcaggctggtggtggtgacccgCCTGACTCTCCCGCAGCTCCGAGCTCTACTTCCCGCCCACTGGACCTTCGCCATGATGAACGCCGTCTTTCTCAACGAGGAAGATTCACGTTCAGATATCAG tttttatGGCGCGAAGGTGAAAATAACGGCGCAGCCGTTCATGCCGTTCTGGGGCGAAGTGCAAAGTGAGGAGCCCGACGGCTCCTCGGTCACCAGGTTCAAAGGATCGGACTACCAGCTGCTATCGGCAGTGGCCTCCGCCCTCAACTTCACCATCCAAGTCTTGCCCACCAAATCCTGGGCGGAGGTGAGTCGGCTAAACTGTGTCACGTATTTAGGGCATAAATCATGGCGACTCGTTGACGCTAATGAGTCCCATTATCTCCCTCAGGCGACGGAGCTGGTAGAGCAGCGGCTGTCCTTCATATGTCCAGTTTATCATGTTTTATTGAGCTTGAGAGCGAAGAAATTCGACTATACATGCGTATACGAATATGCATACCAATCCTTCGCCATGGCCAAGCCCGGGCAGGAGCCGCAGTGGCAGAGCCTGTACTACCCGCTGGCCCACCAGGTGTGGCTGGCCATGCTGACCGCCCTGCTTGGCTTTCCTCTTGTGTACAAGGCG tacatcaatatttttataaatgttGGAGGAGGAAGCAAATACCGACACTATTTACTTCAGGTAATTTGTGTTCGTCTCCCCGGGCACGTCCGAGGCGTCGGGATGGTGTTTGAGGACATGGTGAGGATCTTCCTGGGCCAGAACCTTCCTTACCAGCTGCCgggcacctcctccagccgcgtGCTGGTGTCCACGTGGCTGGTGTTCGCCTTAATATTCGGCACGGCCTACCGCGGTAACTTAACCGCCTACCTCACCCTGCCGCAATACCCCGCCCGCCCCGAGACCCTGCCGCAGCTCGTGGACGCCGTACAAAG GCTGACGATCCCTTCCTACGGCACTTCGTTCCTTGACTTCTACCGCCAGTCAGACTTCCCGCTCTTCAAGATGCTGGGCAGCCTCCTGCACGTGGGGACTTCCGTCATGGAGGGTCTTCAGGAGGCGACCGAGAAAAAGTACTTAATTATGCTTGACTTTCTCGTATTAAAAACTTCCACCTTGAAAAACGTACTTGGTAATGATTCAGTAACTGCTCTTCGTATTAATTCATTAGTCTTTCATTTATTACTTATCTTTTTATGTTGGTATTTTTTCAAGACGTTCCCGTACTGCTTCAGCGTTACAGACATTGTACTACATTTCCATCGCAGGCAAGCACACCTGGGCGGCCGTCGGTACCTACAGCAGGTGATCGCCGAGGCCTTTACTGAGGCGGACGGCACCACGCGGCTTTACCTCGGGAGGGAGTCTATTTTTCCGGGTCCCTCAGGCTGGCCCATCCCTCACGACGCTCCGTACAAGGCACAGCTGGACCGGTGGATCATGGCCGCTATCGAG GCTGGTCTGTACGAGAAATGGGTAGCTGACACCATAATGGAAACCAGGACAAGGAGCAAGaggcgggggagggagagggagcaggaCAGTGCCGAGGCCGTGGAGGGCGAGAGCAAGAGTGGTCCCAAGGCTCTCACCATGACCCACATGCAGGGCGCCTTCCTCGTCCTCGTAATGGGCTTCCTCCTCGCCGCCGTGACCCTCGTCGGAGAGACCCTTCATGCCACTCTCTCCCGCCGACCTCAGACCGTCAAAGAAAAGCACTAG
- the LOC126996353 gene encoding uncharacterized protein LOC126996353 — protein sequence MVSDTYRHVCHFNCDVGGVERCLSHIHAASLSVWPKCDLLGQVRRLSRCTVVVVVSHDPAFLAAFAEWSLRGRLLVWSTSLVVVTRLALPMLRALLPAHWTFAMMNTIVLSVNTSSRYSWAVFFSFTVRFEEYSSFITASFQVFSYLPYSPAGPMVVQVASWTHSCGLVLTEGHTLFEEKFSK from the exons ATGGTAAGTGACACATACAGACATGTTTGCCATTTTAACTGTGATGTCGGCGGAGTGGAGAGATGCCTGTCACACATCCACGCCGCATCGTTGTCAGTTTGGCCAAAATGCGACCTCCTTGGCCAGGTGCGTCGGTTGTCGCGgtgcacggtggtggtggtggtgagccacGACCCGGCCTTCCTCGCCGCCTTCGCCGAGTGGTCCCTGAGAGGTCGGCTGCTGGTGTGGTCCACCAGTCTGGTGGTAGTGACACGCCTGGCATTGCCGATGCTGCGGGCCCTCCTGCCCGCCCACTGGACCTTCGCCATGATGAACACGATCGTCCTCAGCGTGAACACCTCCTCTAGGTATTCATGggcagtatttttttcttt CACTGTACGGTTTGAAGAGTATTCATCTTTTATTACGGCCAGTTTTCAGGTGTTTAGCTACCTGCCGTATAGCCCAGCAGGGCCAATGGTGGTACAGGTGGCCTCCTGGACACACTCATGCGGGCTCGTGCTCACCGAGGGTCACACACTTTTTGAAGAAAAGTTTTCTAAGTAG